A genomic segment from Leptolyngbya boryana PCC 6306 encodes:
- a CDS encoding c-type heme family protein, which yields MILKKLKLGAKFNVLLAAAFLIGLLLSSLALSQVLENRARGEVTTKALILIQSMNSVRDYTSTKIQPLLKSRLETEPTFIAETVPAYSANEVFQRFRENNEYKDFFYKEATLNPTNPRDKADVFEASLVERFQKEPNTKEISGFRDLPGGQVYYIARPLSVSKQSCLECHSTPDKAPKSQIATYGDAGGFGWNLNEIVATQIIAVPAGEVINNAWRSLLTVMAILTAVFIALALLINTLLRRSVIRPIRRISNAAEAVSMGQMDMEFEQDTQDEIGALAAAFNRMKSSLEISMNLLNKRK from the coding sequence ATGATTTTAAAGAAACTAAAGCTTGGCGCTAAATTTAATGTCTTGTTAGCAGCCGCATTTTTAATTGGATTGCTGTTGAGTAGTTTGGCACTATCGCAGGTGCTCGAAAATCGAGCTAGGGGAGAAGTGACGACGAAAGCTTTGATTCTGATTCAATCCATGAACTCAGTGCGCGATTATACGAGTACTAAGATTCAGCCGTTGCTCAAATCGCGTTTAGAGACAGAGCCGACTTTTATTGCTGAAACGGTTCCTGCTTACTCTGCAAACGAAGTCTTTCAGCGGTTTCGTGAAAATAACGAGTACAAAGATTTCTTTTACAAAGAAGCCACTTTGAATCCAACTAACCCGCGAGATAAGGCAGATGTATTTGAGGCTTCTTTAGTCGAGCGGTTTCAAAAAGAACCTAACACTAAGGAAATCTCTGGGTTTCGCGATTTACCGGGTGGGCAGGTTTACTATATTGCTCGTCCGTTAAGTGTGAGTAAGCAAAGCTGTTTGGAGTGCCATTCGACCCCCGATAAAGCACCGAAAAGTCAAATTGCAACCTATGGCGATGCGGGTGGATTTGGTTGGAATCTCAATGAGATTGTTGCAACTCAGATTATTGCTGTACCAGCAGGTGAAGTGATTAATAACGCTTGGCGATCGCTCTTAACCGTGATGGCAATTTTAACGGCAGTCTTCATTGCGCTCGCGCTGTTAATTAACACCTTGCTCAGACGATCGGTGATTCGTCCGATTCGTCGGATCTCGAATGCTGCGGAAGCAGTCAGTATGGGGCAAATGGATATGGAGTTTGAGCAAGATACTCAAGATGAGATTGGCGCGTTGGCCGCAGCTTTTAATCGGATGAAGTCGAGCCTGGAGATTTCAATGAACTTGCTGAACAAGCGCAAGTAA
- the miaA gene encoding tRNA (adenosine(37)-N6)-dimethylallyltransferase MiaA, whose translation MDRSILAYKSQNDQKRLSNTPVLIIIAGATASGKSGLAIELAKRSQSIILSADSRQVYREFTIGTAKPTQRELNQVPHFLIDICEPTETLTVADYQERANGLIEKVGSRSTPHLFLVGGTGLYIKAIARGMKIPRVAPQLELRSQLETLGQKTLYAMLQQVDSAAAERIHANDQVRTLRALEVFYVTGRPISEQQGENPPNYPILQIGLESDQLEQRIAKRAGQMIEMGFVEEVERLCQKYGEDLPLLNTLGYAEMRQYLRGEISLQEAERLTVLHTRQFAKRQRTWFRAVPELEWFDADAGNLVDRVWDRIQVFLAEARSLPG comes from the coding sequence ATGGATCGGTCTATTTTGGCTTATAAATCGCAAAACGATCAAAAAAGATTAAGCAATACACCTGTACTTATTATAATCGCTGGCGCGACGGCAAGTGGCAAATCAGGTTTAGCGATCGAGCTTGCAAAACGCTCGCAGTCTATCATCTTGAGTGCCGATTCGCGCCAAGTGTATCGAGAGTTTACCATCGGAACGGCAAAACCGACTCAGCGAGAGTTAAATCAAGTGCCGCATTTTTTGATTGATATTTGCGAGCCGACGGAGACGTTGACGGTGGCGGATTATCAGGAGCGGGCGAATGGGTTGATTGAGAAAGTGGGGAGTAGATCCACTCCCCACCTTTTCCTGGTTGGTGGAACTGGACTCTACATTAAAGCGATCGCGCGTGGGATGAAAATTCCGCGAGTTGCGCCTCAGTTGGAATTGCGATCGCAGTTGGAAACACTCGGGCAGAAGACGCTTTATGCAATGCTGCAACAAGTAGACTCGGCTGCGGCAGAGCGGATTCATGCAAATGATCAGGTGCGGACGTTGAGAGCGTTGGAAGTTTTTTATGTGACGGGTCGTCCGATTTCTGAACAGCAAGGGGAGAATCCGCCGAATTATCCGATTTTGCAGATTGGATTGGAGTCGGATCAGTTGGAGCAGCGGATTGCGAAACGGGCAGGACAAATGATTGAAATGGGATTTGTCGAAGAAGTAGAACGACTGTGCCAGAAGTATGGCGAGGATCTGCCGCTGTTGAATACGTTGGGTTATGCAGAGATGCGGCAGTACTTGAGAGGAGAGATCTCTCTGCAAGAGGCGGAGCGGTTGACGGTGCTGCACACGCGGCAGTTTGCAAAACGGCAAAGAACTTGGTTCCGAGCTGTCCCGGAACTGGAATGGTTTGATGCGGATGCAGGAAATTTAGTCGATCGAGTTTGGGATCGGATTCAGGTGTTTTTAGCAGAAGCGCGATCGCTGCCTGGATGA
- a CDS encoding DUF1822 family protein codes for MSYPGTSPIMIADTPQLQLEIPSDALSQVWQQQAFTTDGIHWQAALNQASLKTLLPWVQSFAPNARIWANSAALSSFWEVVNGGAIEFENQRLVVIPTAAIDDRELRVPQEWVDLPSWAGDYYLSVAVNLEDDEIQVLGYTTHQMLKQRAQYDPLDRTYSLNEADLIPDTNVLWITRRLCPDEVLRSQLAPLPALSLQQAENLLARLGTTDVVVPRLAIPFQQWGALLEHGGWRQRLYQRRLGLPEQWSVQQWLQSGISTLAEQFGWGATEMQSNLAWARGSEISSQKALLRHLSIAGKPYELRVFQKSDDVWRFELQSTSGALIPGGFKLRLLLEDLMPFENNEDVAMNAIECLYLEVRLSPGDTLVWETEPLPENYDREILCF; via the coding sequence ATGTCTTATCCTGGTACATCACCCATTATGATCGCTGACACCCCGCAACTTCAATTAGAAATTCCGAGCGATGCGTTGTCCCAGGTTTGGCAGCAACAAGCATTTACGACGGATGGAATTCATTGGCAAGCGGCACTCAATCAAGCGAGTCTCAAAACGCTCTTGCCCTGGGTACAAAGTTTTGCGCCGAATGCGCGAATTTGGGCAAATTCAGCCGCGCTTTCTAGTTTTTGGGAAGTGGTGAACGGCGGAGCGATCGAGTTTGAGAATCAGCGTTTAGTGGTGATTCCAACTGCTGCGATCGACGATCGTGAACTGCGAGTGCCCCAAGAGTGGGTGGATCTTCCCAGTTGGGCAGGGGATTATTATCTATCGGTTGCCGTCAATTTAGAAGACGATGAAATTCAGGTTTTGGGATACACCACCCATCAAATGCTCAAGCAGCGCGCTCAGTATGATCCTCTTGATCGAACATATTCGCTCAATGAAGCCGATCTGATTCCTGATACGAATGTGCTGTGGATTACGCGACGGCTTTGTCCGGATGAAGTTTTGCGATCGCAGCTTGCGCCTTTACCTGCGCTTTCCCTTCAGCAAGCTGAAAATCTACTTGCTCGGTTGGGAACTACGGATGTGGTTGTGCCGCGTTTAGCGATACCCTTTCAGCAGTGGGGCGCATTACTGGAGCATGGCGGTTGGCGGCAACGTCTGTATCAACGACGCTTAGGTCTACCCGAACAATGGTCAGTACAACAATGGCTTCAGAGCGGCATTTCCACGCTAGCAGAACAATTCGGCTGGGGAGCAACAGAGATGCAGTCAAATCTGGCTTGGGCGCGTGGGTCTGAGATTAGCTCACAAAAGGCATTGTTACGCCATTTGTCGATCGCTGGAAAACCTTATGAGTTGAGAGTGTTTCAAAAGAGCGATGATGTCTGGCGCTTTGAGCTACAAAGTACTTCTGGAGCATTAATTCCAGGTGGCTTTAAGCTGCGATTGCTTCTAGAAGATTTGATGCCGTTTGAAAATAACGAAGATGTCGCCATGAATGCGATCGAGTGTCTTTATCTAGAAGTGCGGCTTAGCCCTGGCGATACTTTAGTCTGGGAAACAGAACCCTTGCCAGAGAACTACGATCGCGAAATTCTTTGCTTTTAG
- the gyrB gene encoding DNA topoisomerase (ATP-hydrolyzing) subunit B, with amino-acid sequence MTTNYDAQQIQVLEGLEAVRKRPGMYIGSTGPRGLHHLVYEVVDNSVDEALAGYCKAIDISINADGSVTVTDDGRGIPTGIHPKTGKSALETVMTILHAGGKFGGGGYKVSGGLHGVGISVVNALSEWVEVTVWREKKVHLQRFERGIAMGELQVEPYPQARTGTSVTFLPDASIFTETTKFDYTTLSGRLRELAYLNGGVRIKFADHREGSEREDVYFYEGGIREYISYMNREKQPLHEEVIFVSGERNGIQVEVALQWCSDAYNDNIIGFANNIRTVDGGTHLEGLKAVLTRTLNTIARKRNKIKENESNLAGENIREGLTAVISVKVPDPEFEGQTKTKLGNTEVRGIVDSLVGEVLTEYLEFRPNVSDAIIEKAVQAFKAAEAARHAREMVRRKSVLESSTLPGKLADCASRDPSESEIYIVEGDSAGGSAKQGRDRRFQAILPLRGKILNIEKTDDSKIYKNTEIQALITALGLGIKGEEFDVSQLRYHRIIIMTDADVDGAHIRTLLLTFFYRYQRMMVDQGYVYIACPPLFKVERGRNHYYCYSERELQERLATFPDNASYNIQRFKGLGEMMPQQLWDTTMNPETRTLKRVEIEDAAEADRVFTVLMGDRVAPRREFIETYGSKMNLADLDI; translated from the coding sequence ATGACGACAAACTACGATGCGCAGCAGATTCAAGTCCTTGAAGGTCTTGAAGCCGTAAGAAAACGCCCCGGCATGTATATCGGCAGTACTGGACCTCGCGGACTGCACCATCTTGTTTACGAGGTTGTCGATAACTCCGTCGATGAAGCACTTGCGGGCTACTGTAAAGCGATCGATATTTCAATTAACGCCGATGGTTCTGTCACCGTAACCGATGACGGACGCGGCATTCCCACTGGAATTCATCCTAAAACCGGGAAGTCAGCACTGGAAACCGTGATGACGATTCTACACGCTGGCGGTAAGTTTGGCGGCGGTGGATACAAAGTCTCTGGCGGTCTGCATGGGGTTGGGATTTCAGTTGTCAACGCACTCTCCGAATGGGTCGAAGTCACCGTCTGGCGCGAGAAGAAAGTTCACCTGCAACGATTTGAGCGGGGAATTGCGATGGGGGAATTGCAAGTCGAGCCTTATCCTCAAGCGAGAACCGGAACATCCGTCACCTTTCTGCCCGATGCTTCGATCTTCACGGAAACCACGAAGTTCGACTACACTACCCTCTCTGGACGATTGCGGGAGCTTGCTTATCTTAACGGTGGGGTTCGGATCAAATTCGCCGATCACCGAGAAGGCTCTGAACGAGAAGATGTCTACTTCTACGAAGGCGGAATTCGTGAGTACATCTCTTACATGAACCGCGAAAAGCAACCGCTGCATGAAGAAGTCATCTTTGTTAGTGGGGAACGCAACGGCATTCAAGTTGAAGTGGCGCTGCAATGGTGTTCCGATGCCTACAACGACAATATTATTGGCTTTGCGAATAACATTCGTACCGTCGATGGTGGAACGCATTTAGAAGGCTTGAAAGCAGTTCTGACTCGCACCCTGAATACGATCGCGCGCAAGCGGAACAAGATTAAAGAAAACGAATCGAATCTTGCCGGGGAAAACATCCGAGAAGGCTTAACGGCTGTGATTTCGGTGAAGGTTCCTGATCCTGAGTTTGAAGGTCAAACCAAGACGAAATTAGGCAATACCGAAGTTCGTGGGATTGTTGATTCGCTGGTCGGTGAAGTGCTGACTGAGTATCTAGAATTCCGTCCGAACGTTTCGGATGCGATTATTGAGAAAGCAGTTCAGGCGTTCAAAGCAGCAGAAGCGGCTCGACATGCACGAGAAATGGTGCGCCGCAAGTCGGTTCTCGAATCTTCTACACTGCCTGGAAAACTCGCAGACTGTGCATCTCGCGATCCAAGCGAATCCGAGATTTACATTGTGGAAGGGGATTCTGCGGGCGGTTCTGCAAAACAAGGACGCGATCGCCGATTCCAAGCGATTCTGCCGTTGCGCGGTAAGATTCTCAACATCGAGAAAACCGATGACTCGAAGATCTACAAGAACACTGAAATTCAAGCTTTAATTACTGCATTGGGCTTGGGTATCAAAGGCGAAGAATTCGATGTGTCTCAGCTTCGCTACCACCGCATCATCATCATGACGGACGCAGACGTAGATGGAGCGCACATCCGCACCTTGCTACTGACCTTCTTCTATCGCTATCAGCGCATGATGGTCGATCAAGGCTATGTGTATATTGCTTGTCCTCCATTGTTCAAAGTCGAACGTGGACGCAATCACTACTATTGCTACAGTGAGCGAGAACTGCAAGAACGCTTAGCAACCTTCCCAGACAATGCGAGCTATAACATTCAGCGCTTCAAAGGGTTGGGTGAAATGATGCCACAGCAGCTATGGGATACAACGATGAATCCTGAAACTCGGACACTCAAACGAGTTGAAATCGAAGATGCAGCAGAAGCCGATCGCGTCTTTACGGTGTTGATGGGCGATCGCGTTGCCCCCCGTCGCGAATTCATCGAGACTTATGGCTCGAAGATGAATTTAGCAGACCTCGATATCTAA
- a CDS encoding ABC transporter substrate-binding protein: MIQRRQLLKYGLLAGTTTAIAACQNRTNSSSSDKPSSLKPIKIAILTWVGYGPFFVAKDQKLFEKYGLDAEILKIEDAAPRRSALASQEVQFSISTLDWFAIEAAQGLPASCILKLDDSYGADGIVSSKEIAKVADLRGQSIAVEKGSPSHFFLLSLMKEAKLSAQDVQAIYMPTAGDAASAFSAGRAKAAVTWEPYLSTSAKQAPNAHILTTSREKPGLLLDLLIVHQEYAKTNPDAVSGVIKAWFDAVEYWKANPTQANAVIAKGLGVSEQEVSEMVKGCKYADLQENATYFGLKGNGTAPFFESFPKAQQVWIEAGLMTKTVKADSVVNTSFLKGIQA, translated from the coding sequence GTGATACAGCGTCGTCAACTGCTGAAATATGGTTTGCTGGCTGGAACAACAACAGCGATCGCAGCCTGTCAAAATCGAACGAACTCCTCATCATCAGACAAACCCAGTTCTCTCAAACCGATCAAAATTGCGATTTTGACCTGGGTTGGGTATGGTCCTTTCTTTGTTGCGAAAGACCAGAAACTCTTTGAAAAGTATGGACTCGATGCAGAAATTCTCAAAATTGAAGATGCAGCCCCCCGTCGCAGTGCCTTAGCTTCGCAAGAAGTGCAATTTTCGATTTCTACACTCGACTGGTTTGCGATCGAAGCGGCTCAGGGACTCCCTGCATCCTGCATTCTCAAATTAGATGATTCTTACGGCGCAGATGGCATTGTTTCGAGTAAAGAAATTGCGAAAGTTGCCGACTTGCGAGGACAATCGATCGCCGTTGAAAAAGGCTCTCCCTCTCATTTCTTTCTCCTATCTTTGATGAAAGAAGCTAAGTTATCGGCTCAAGATGTTCAAGCCATATACATGCCAACCGCAGGCGATGCGGCAAGCGCATTCAGCGCAGGGCGTGCCAAAGCTGCTGTAACCTGGGAGCCATATCTATCCACTTCTGCAAAACAAGCCCCGAATGCTCATATCCTGACCACTAGCCGAGAAAAACCAGGACTTTTACTCGACTTGTTGATTGTTCATCAGGAATATGCCAAAACAAATCCAGATGCCGTGAGCGGGGTAATTAAAGCCTGGTTTGATGCAGTTGAATACTGGAAAGCGAACCCAACTCAAGCAAATGCTGTGATTGCGAAAGGTTTAGGTGTGTCTGAGCAAGAAGTCAGCGAAATGGTCAAAGGGTGTAAGTACGCAGATCTCCAAGAGAACGCCACTTATTTTGGCTTAAAGGGAAATGGGACTGCTCCATTCTTTGAAAGCTTTCCGAAAGCACAACAAGTTTGGATAGAAGCAGGATTGATGACGAAGACTGTTAAAGCTGATTCGGTCGTCAATACCTCTTTTCTGAAAGGGATTCAAGCTTAG
- a CDS encoding sigma-70 family RNA polymerase sigma factor: protein MRSRQSILEIFSTFLQFESDSATRWVSDARLRRSMQRCLEESDEQDLSEMVWSLYWHRLWQADSHPLAVAHLSAYLQEVCFWSARKLALNIGSSQSLADFFQIAIVKIHRVLQGFNPQHSSGLKRYASLAFSNVIKDTLRLRQEVDICTDWALMHKLSHKRFVESLQNFGLDASAIAERVFAWQCFKIIYAPAQGKGLRKLAKPDLSTLQAIVDLYNRDRVATLGATAQPCNPALLEQWLTTCGKAARSYLYPSLISADTPQPGAENTEMLDNFESTFQESNLSQIIEAEEEDQRKQTRSQLNATLLKALVKLDLPAQRLLQMYYGKGMTQQEIAKELDTKQYTVSRRLTNLKQSLLQILAEWSQTTLHQTLNSNVVSNMSTILEEWLKLHYSHPDLPS, encoded by the coding sequence ATGCGATCGCGACAAAGTATTCTTGAAATCTTTTCCACGTTTCTACAGTTTGAGAGCGATTCAGCGACTCGATGGGTTTCAGATGCTCGCCTGCGTCGGAGTATGCAACGCTGTCTTGAAGAATCCGATGAACAAGACCTTTCCGAAATGGTTTGGTCGCTGTATTGGCATCGGCTCTGGCAAGCCGACAGTCATCCTCTCGCAGTCGCTCATTTATCTGCTTATTTGCAAGAAGTCTGCTTTTGGTCAGCTCGAAAGCTGGCATTGAATATCGGCAGCAGTCAGTCGCTTGCGGATTTCTTTCAAATCGCGATCGTCAAAATTCACCGTGTCCTGCAAGGGTTCAATCCTCAACACAGTTCAGGTCTGAAACGCTACGCAAGTCTAGCGTTTAGCAATGTGATTAAAGATACATTGCGCCTGCGCCAAGAAGTCGATATCTGTACAGATTGGGCACTGATGCACAAGTTAAGTCACAAACGATTTGTCGAGTCGTTGCAGAATTTTGGGCTAGATGCTTCTGCGATCGCAGAGCGAGTCTTCGCTTGGCAATGTTTCAAAATCATCTACGCACCTGCTCAAGGCAAAGGCTTACGAAAATTAGCAAAACCTGACCTTTCGACCCTGCAAGCGATCGTCGATCTTTATAATCGCGATCGCGTTGCCACGTTAGGCGCAACTGCCCAACCTTGCAATCCAGCTTTATTAGAGCAATGGCTGACCACTTGCGGCAAGGCAGCGAGATCGTATCTCTACCCGTCTTTGATTTCGGCAGACACGCCGCAGCCGGGAGCCGAGAATACGGAAATGTTAGACAATTTTGAATCGACCTTTCAGGAGTCAAATCTCAGCCAAATTATTGAAGCAGAAGAGGAAGATCAGCGGAAACAAACGCGATCGCAGTTGAATGCGACCCTTTTGAAAGCCCTCGTCAAACTGGATTTACCCGCGCAACGCTTGCTGCAAATGTACTATGGGAAAGGCATGACGCAGCAAGAAATTGCGAAAGAATTAGACACAAAACAATACACAGTTTCGCGACGATTAACCAATCTCAAACAAAGCCTGTTACAAATTCTTGCAGAATGGAGTCAGACAACCCTGCATCAAACTCTCAACTCGAACGTAGTGTCTAATATGAGTACGATTTTGGAGGAATGGCTGAAACTGCACTACAGTCATCCAGACCTGCCCTCCTAA
- a CDS encoding phosphate/phosphite/phosphonate ABC transporter substrate-binding protein codes for MDSRTSRRSFLILLFLSGCGIGSRSVQAIQLTIGTVSYGAANSGNQYDRFKQYLAEKLQAVIQFEPAFNERKALERIKAQAWSIVFAPPGLAAIAMSQYQYTPLFPLVGVNNLRSVLVVPKESPISDLQALSGKRLAIGQPGSATGYYFPIFNLYGLTLKELLVTSTPKAVLEAIAQGTADAGALSLEEFNLYKSQLSSAEFRILYNDPHKVPAGVVLVSPSVDRTLLESIRKVLGDTPSVVAQEAGFVPTGTVPDYKYMISVVDRVRAIFPADRAEGAALLAQKPVRLFTDGQPAAPQAASPAPASPTASPASESPASTPDASPTASSSPAPGSP; via the coding sequence ATGGATAGCAGAACCTCCCGGCGCTCATTTCTAATTCTGTTATTTCTATCGGGATGTGGCATCGGTTCACGTTCAGTTCAAGCAATTCAACTCACCATTGGAACGGTTAGCTACGGAGCCGCCAATTCTGGCAATCAGTACGATCGCTTTAAACAATATCTGGCTGAGAAACTGCAAGCGGTCATCCAATTTGAGCCTGCTTTTAATGAACGCAAAGCCTTAGAGCGCATCAAAGCACAAGCTTGGTCAATCGTGTTTGCACCTCCTGGACTTGCCGCGATCGCGATGTCGCAATATCAATACACGCCGCTGTTTCCCTTAGTCGGGGTGAACAATCTGCGCTCGGTTCTGGTCGTTCCCAAAGAGAGTCCTATTTCAGACTTGCAAGCCTTATCAGGTAAAAGGTTAGCAATCGGACAACCTGGATCAGCGACAGGCTATTACTTTCCCATTTTTAATCTCTATGGTTTGACACTCAAAGAGCTTCTGGTGACATCCACTCCCAAAGCAGTCTTAGAAGCGATCGCACAAGGAACAGCAGATGCGGGAGCGCTGTCCCTCGAAGAATTCAATCTTTACAAATCGCAACTTAGCTCAGCAGAGTTTCGCATTTTGTACAACGACCCGCACAAAGTTCCAGCGGGAGTCGTGCTAGTTAGTCCGAGTGTCGATCGCACACTGCTAGAATCGATTCGCAAAGTTCTGGGAGATACGCCTTCAGTCGTTGCCCAGGAAGCAGGATTTGTTCCGACGGGAACTGTTCCGGACTACAAATATATGATTTCGGTCGTCGATCGTGTGCGTGCAATTTTTCCGGCAGATCGCGCTGAAGGTGCAGCTTTACTCGCCCAAAAACCCGTTCGACTGTTTACAGATGGACAGCCAGCAGCGCCTCAAGCTGCTTCACCTGCTCCTGCTTCGCCCACTGCTTCGCCTGCGTCAGAATCTCCTGCATCAACACCTGATGCTTCACCGACCGCAAGCTCTTCTCCTGCTCCTGGCTCACCTTGA
- a CDS encoding sugar phosphate isomerase/epimerase family protein has protein sequence MLRSVWSGSSDLDELIEQTLQGGFDGLEGPIPNEIEHRHKLRQKLAEHQLVYIAEATTGVNPDTPEDWWIPQRDRTIQDHLNDLRWTVEHAIDMGAMFVSTMCGYDAWSWQQNVDFFGQALELEQTSGVTISFETHRSRSLFNPWITRDLLAQFPEMKLTCDFSHWCVVCERLLDSEWAILEQCAQRAMHIHCRVGYAQHAQVPDPRAPEYTAALAAHERWWDLIWKAQRQRGFSQVTMNPEFLWDGYMQTLPFTKMPIADVWDVTCWMAERQRRQFMQSGFGEAALINKKLS, from the coding sequence ATGCTACGTTCAGTCTGGTCAGGTTCATCCGATCTCGATGAACTGATCGAGCAGACGCTTCAGGGCGGATTCGATGGGCTAGAAGGCCCGATTCCAAACGAAATCGAACACCGCCACAAGCTACGTCAAAAATTAGCTGAACATCAACTAGTCTACATTGCTGAAGCGACGACGGGGGTGAATCCCGATACACCTGAAGATTGGTGGATTCCTCAGCGCGATCGCACAATTCAAGATCATCTCAATGATTTACGCTGGACTGTCGAACATGCGATCGACATGGGAGCGATGTTTGTTTCGACCATGTGTGGGTATGATGCTTGGTCATGGCAGCAGAATGTGGACTTTTTTGGACAAGCGCTTGAACTAGAGCAAACGTCAGGAGTAACAATTAGCTTTGAGACGCATCGAAGTCGATCGCTGTTTAATCCTTGGATTACGCGAGATTTACTCGCACAATTTCCAGAGATGAAATTGACGTGTGATTTTAGCCATTGGTGCGTCGTCTGTGAACGGTTACTCGATAGTGAATGGGCAATTCTAGAGCAGTGCGCTCAGCGAGCGATGCATATTCATTGTCGAGTCGGCTATGCTCAACATGCTCAAGTTCCTGATCCGCGAGCGCCCGAATATACGGCAGCTTTGGCGGCGCATGAACGCTGGTGGGATCTCATTTGGAAGGCGCAAAGGCAACGAGGATTCTCTCAAGTCACAATGAATCCAGAGTTTCTATGGGATGGCTATATGCAGACCTTGCCGTTTACGAAAATGCCGATCGCGGATGTGTGGGATGTGACCTGCTGGATGGCAGAACGCCAGCGGCGACAGTTTATGCAATCCGGATTTGGAGAAGCTGCACTCATCAACAAAAAGCTCAGCTAG
- a CDS encoding aromatic ring-hydroxylating oxygenase subunit alpha encodes MTVCSHPQKLVELQQKILEAASRPLETAIALPAETYTDPDFYQWEVQHIFKRQWLCVGHCSQVPQPGDYINLDLIDEPLVIVRGKDNQIRVLSRVCAHRGMDMMPEGFGHAAQGNRRSFLCPYHHWVYGLDGTLVGAPEMHQSQQFEPDKVCLPKFRSEIWHGFIFITFDPEIESVSTHYAALSPYLERWNIAEMQMVANLEWNCQFNWKVLVENFMEPYHHLGTHAKTFEPMLPAAKTWTEPEVLNGVVCHLPLAKSIVERINAGQSPTVFQTPVNLLPQDHYEYAVYLGNPNFLLFTGPDRVYWYLLLPTSAGEMTLHTTLLVTSESKDMPEFPQILEREIAGLKEFHLEDVEVCTAVQRGLRSSVYSPGALGHLEMPIWLFQKYLAQQIQGANSQ; translated from the coding sequence ATGACCGTCTGTTCCCATCCGCAAAAGCTTGTTGAACTCCAACAGAAGATCTTAGAAGCTGCGAGTAGACCTTTAGAAACTGCGATCGCACTACCCGCAGAAACTTACACTGATCCAGACTTCTACCAATGGGAAGTTCAACACATTTTCAAACGACAATGGCTCTGTGTCGGGCATTGCTCACAAGTGCCTCAGCCCGGCGATTATATTAACCTTGATCTAATCGATGAACCTCTTGTAATTGTCCGAGGCAAAGATAATCAGATTCGAGTGCTGTCGCGAGTCTGTGCTCATCGCGGGATGGACATGATGCCAGAAGGATTTGGACATGCAGCACAAGGCAATCGTCGGAGCTTTCTCTGCCCGTATCATCATTGGGTGTATGGATTAGACGGAACGCTCGTCGGCGCGCCAGAAATGCACCAGAGTCAGCAGTTTGAGCCGGACAAAGTTTGTTTACCCAAGTTTCGATCTGAGATCTGGCACGGCTTTATTTTTATCACCTTCGACCCTGAGATTGAATCGGTTAGCACTCACTATGCTGCACTCTCTCCCTATCTAGAACGGTGGAACATTGCAGAAATGCAGATGGTTGCGAACCTAGAGTGGAATTGCCAATTTAATTGGAAGGTCTTAGTTGAGAATTTTATGGAACCCTATCATCATTTAGGGACTCACGCTAAAACCTTTGAACCGATGCTGCCTGCGGCAAAGACATGGACAGAGCCAGAAGTCTTAAACGGAGTTGTCTGTCATTTACCGTTAGCAAAATCGATCGTAGAACGGATTAACGCAGGGCAGTCTCCGACAGTGTTTCAAACGCCAGTGAATCTGCTGCCTCAAGATCATTATGAATATGCAGTCTATCTTGGGAATCCGAATTTCTTATTGTTTACAGGACCCGATCGCGTTTATTGGTACTTGCTACTGCCGACGAGCGCAGGTGAAATGACGCTGCATACAACATTGTTAGTGACTTCTGAAAGCAAGGATATGCCAGAGTTTCCGCAGATTCTCGAACGAGAGATTGCTGGACTCAAAGAGTTTCACTTAGAAGATGTTGAGGTTTGTACTGCGGTACAGCGAGGATTGCGATCGTCGGTTTATTCACCCGGAGCGTTGGGACATTTAGAAATGCCGATTTGGTTATTTCAAAAATATCTAGCCCAGCAAATTCAAGGCGCCAATTCACAATGA